The Fulvivirga maritima genome segment AAAAGATATTCTGCCAGATATAGAAGACACTCCGGAGGAGATACATTTTAGAGAAGTAATTTGGGAAGCTATTAATGTCGCTCTCAATGAGCTTCCTGCTGAGCAAAGAGAGGTTTTTGTACTTCATGAATTTGAAGATCAGAGCTTTAAAGAAATATCAGCCAAATTGGATACACCTGTGAATACCCTCATTTCGAGGAAAAGGTATGCCATTTTAGCACTGAGAAAGAAATTAGAAAATTTATATAAGGAGTTATAATTATGAGACCAGGAAAGGGAAAGAAAATAGCCTTGGTAATATTAGCGGTGCTAGCTTTTATAGCACTGTTTGGTTACATTGTAATGACTTTGTGGAACTGGCTTGTGCCTGATTTATTCAACGGCCCCACAGTTACCTATGTACAGGCTATAGGATTGCTCGTATTATGTAAATTACTTTTTGGAGGCTTTCATGGCAAAGGCGGACCTAAAGATAGGTGGAAAGAAAAATGGAGGAGCATGAGCCCCGAGCAGCGAGAAGGATTAAAGCGGAAATTTGCTGCTAAATGGAAATGCGATTCTCACCAAAAAGAACCCACAGATTCAGCGGAGAAGTGTTAATTATTGGGTGATGTTAATGTTTTGTTATTAAACCAGAATTTTCTTCATCCTGAACCCTGGAAACTATTTAAATATTAAAAGTTTCTTTAGTTTCGCGATAAAATATAGATGACCTGTGGATACTAGAGAACGGATATTAAGAGAAGGAACTACATTATTTAAAAAGTATGGGGTGAGGAGTGTTACCATGGATGATATAGCTAAGGAGTTATCTATTTCTAAAAAGACTATTTATCAATTTTTTAAGGATAAAGATGAAATAGTAACCATAGCCATGCAGGATTTTGTGGAGCAGGAAAAGGCAGAGTACATCGCGGTGGTGGATGAGGTGAAAAACGCGGTGGAGGAGCTAGCCATGATAACTAAGTGTATAAGGGAAGACTTTGATGATATAAACCCTTCTTTGATTTTTGATTTACAGAAATATCACCCTAAAGCGTGGGACATTATAAAGGAGTTTAAAAACAATTTTTTAAGAAAGGCTCTGGTAAGAAGTATTGAAAATGGAATAGAAGAAGGGGTTTTTAGAGATAATCTGGATCCTGAAGTGATGGCCGTGCTGAGGGTAGAACAGATCAATATGGCTTGCGATCATCAGCTATTTCCATTGGATAAGTTTAGCATTTACGAAACACATATGAAGTTACTAGATCATTATATAAGCGGTATAGTAACAGATAAAGGCAAAGAATACTATAATAATTTTTTACAACAAATAGATATACCAACCACAAACCACCATTGATAATGAGATTTAAATTAAGTTTTGTTCTTGGACTTATGCTTTTAACAGGGCTGGCCAGGGCTCAGGAAGATACCCGGGTGGCTTTTTCGTTAGAGGAATGTATTGACTATGCTATGCTGCATAATCAGAATATTCTTAATAGCGCTATAGACAAGGAAATAGCTGATACCCAGGTAGGTGAGACCTTAAGTGAAGGACTGCCACAGGTAAATATTAATGCCGGTGCTAATTATAATTTCGAACCACAAAAATCTTTGCTTGATGTGAGCACTTTTGATCCGAGCATACCTCAAGGAAATGAGGAGCCAATATCATTCCAGCAGAAGTATGATGGAAATGTGGCTGTAAGTGTAAGGCAACTCATTTTTGATGGTTCCTTTTTTGTAGGCTTACAAGCTTCTAAAACCTATAAGGAACTCTCTACTAAAGAGTACATTAAAACAGAAATAGATGTAGTGGAAGCTATATCTAAGGCTTATTATAATGTGCTGGTTAGCGAAGAAAGGCTGGCACTCATTAAAACCAACTATAGCAGAGTAGATACCATGCTGTATGAAACCAGCGTGATGTTAGAAAATGGTTTTGCCGAAAGAATAGACGTAAGCAGGCTAAAGGTGCAGCATAATAATTTAAAAGTGGAGTTGGAAAACACAGAGAAGCTTTTGGATCTTAGCCGTGATATGTTGAAATTTCAAATGGGTATGTCTTTGGCTCAGCCCATAGAGCTTACTGATAAGCTTGAGGAGGTGGTATTT includes the following:
- a CDS encoding TetR/AcrR family transcriptional regulator, with product MDTRERILREGTTLFKKYGVRSVTMDDIAKELSISKKTIYQFFKDKDEIVTIAMQDFVEQEKAEYIAVVDEVKNAVEELAMITKCIREDFDDINPSLIFDLQKYHPKAWDIIKEFKNNFLRKALVRSIENGIEEGVFRDNLDPEVMAVLRVEQINMACDHQLFPLDKFSIYETHMKLLDHYISGIVTDKGKEYYNNFLQQIDIPTTNHH
- a CDS encoding TolC family protein, whose amino-acid sequence is MRFKLSFVLGLMLLTGLARAQEDTRVAFSLEECIDYAMLHNQNILNSAIDKEIADTQVGETLSEGLPQVNINAGANYNFEPQKSLLDVSTFDPSIPQGNEEPISFQQKYDGNVAVSVRQLIFDGSFFVGLQASKTYKELSTKEYIKTEIDVVEAISKAYYNVLVSEERLALIKTNYSRVDTMLYETSVMLENGFAERIDVSRLKVQHNNLKVELENTEKLLDLSRDMLKFQMGMSLAQPIELTDKLEEVVFEDPSTEGDFNYANRIEYSQLQTNVALAHLDLKNNKIQYVPTLYANFNYGYNTQTSDFDLLFKSERWLNYGLLGLSLNIPVFDGFLKSNKIQRNKLEIKQLNNSFEQLENSIDLEIKEASINMETSLKQMQAQKENMELAEEIYDVTSIKFKEGVGSNLEVVEAEADYKEAQTNYYNALYDALVAKVELEKAYGQLHKN